One genomic region from Pseudoduganella lutea encodes:
- a CDS encoding ribose-phosphate diphosphokinase: MNAPLHLFALAGSAPFGQRVARHLGMPLTAHEEKDFEDGEYVVRAPAAVRGGHACVIHSLAGAPGQGSGERLCRLLFFIGTLRDAGAARITAVLPYVAFARQDTRQQAGDPLTLRYVATLLEAAGVDTVLALDVHNLSAFQNAFRCRTEHLDGSALFAAHFATVAGTAEVCVVAPDGGGIRRAEGLRKALSRELDRPVGLAFVEKHRNGNELTGDHMAGDVAGTLAIVFDDIIGTGSTMARAVKACRDRGAARVMAAATHAVFAGDAAGMLARAGLDAGAVADTVADGGRAGGLFTVLDSGVLFARAIRALHDDVPLARLLE; the protein is encoded by the coding sequence ATGAACGCACCCTTGCACCTGTTCGCGCTGGCTGGCAGCGCACCGTTCGGCCAGCGCGTGGCTCGGCATCTGGGCATGCCGCTGACCGCCCACGAGGAGAAGGATTTCGAGGACGGCGAGTATGTCGTGCGCGCCCCGGCCGCGGTGCGCGGCGGGCATGCTTGCGTGATCCATTCGCTGGCCGGCGCGCCAGGGCAGGGCAGCGGCGAGCGGCTGTGCCGGCTGCTGTTCTTCATCGGCACCCTCCGCGACGCCGGCGCCGCCCGCATCACGGCCGTGCTGCCCTATGTGGCGTTCGCGCGGCAGGATACCCGGCAGCAGGCCGGCGATCCGCTCACGCTGCGCTACGTGGCCACGCTGCTCGAGGCGGCCGGGGTCGACACGGTGCTGGCGCTGGACGTGCACAACCTGTCGGCCTTCCAGAACGCGTTCCGCTGCCGCACCGAGCACCTGGACGGCAGCGCGCTGTTCGCGGCACACTTCGCCACGGTGGCGGGAACGGCCGAGGTGTGCGTGGTGGCGCCGGATGGCGGCGGCATCCGCCGCGCCGAAGGCTTGCGCAAGGCCCTCTCGCGTGAACTGGACCGCCCGGTGGGCCTGGCCTTCGTGGAAAAACACCGCAACGGCAACGAACTGACGGGCGACCACATGGCCGGCGACGTGGCCGGCACGCTGGCCATCGTGTTCGACGACATCATTGGCACCGGCAGCACGATGGCGCGCGCCGTGAAGGCCTGCCGCGACCGTGGTGCGGCGCGCGTGATGGCGGCGGCCACGCATGCCGTGTTCGCCGGCGACGCGGCCGGCATGCTGGCCCGCGCCGGCCTGGACGCGGGCGCCGTGGCCGACACGGTGGCCGATGGCGGCCGCGCCGGCGGCCTGTTCACCGTGCTGGACAGCGGCGTGCTGTTCGCCCGCGCGATCCGCGCATTGCACGACGACGTGCCGCTGGCCCGGCTGCTGGAATAG
- a CDS encoding TonB-dependent receptor, which translates to MHEGKQAGKHTGLETGQKSGRQPGLPPTRQAGRRLRMTAIAMGVAHIAMLSGAAWAQEMAPGQDAAIPAVVTVTGQRAALNSAQKIKQDADEIVDSIVAEDIGKLPDKSVTEVLQRVVGVTIDRMLAKGDDEHFSVEGSGVSIRGLNYVRSELNGRDSFSANGGRALNFEDVPPELMAGVDVYKSPSAEQIEGAVGGLVNLRTAMPFDFKGFKFGASLDTTYSELRKERDRPSGSILVSQRWKTGFGEVGALIDVASSNSKVRTDAFQVDAYFPRDDVRPGGRVWVPKAAQWRTMTYDRERDGLYGALQWKLDNTLKSSLTYFKSKYKIHWDENAVFASAEPYRVFPSADTVYDANGVMLTGTLETPHSTGINFGNDTRSADRESSTTDLAWNVEWRPSPAWTVSTDLQRIRARTAAFDSLIATGILVPKERLDLTGKVPRITFDDADRAFLLDPNNYFWDFTMEHRDASVANQTAWRTDAKYAFDHPVLRDVRFGVRLSDRDSLNTNSNPSYNWAAVSEPWMLGSQIGQLASLGDPRFAGGASVRTFPNYFNGDAPAPPSMLFPDVALTTGYPGSYAKLHSYHDLLCKEFGSTCTPWKPAAWGTDPAGVNRQEEKTKALYTQLRFGWDDLRYPVDGNIGVRYVRTNMNAAGYVTFTPPANLVPEGYTVVGPAVPRIPAYAEARNYERSYGNVLPSLNLRMKVSDQLQLRLAFSKGISRPDFSQLQGYTSLSQSITATPDAANQRLIVSSNNLTGTASGNPYLKPVSSKQLDLTAEYYWSQVGSFTVALFNKDLKDIIIKQLSTFTVADSAGQPQEFIVDSPVNGAKGRARGVELAYQQYFDMLPGWLSGFGVQANFTYVDSEKDLYNPVFQQYCSGGGTQANLNMALNGCDTDGRTFGNLPLEGLSKRAANLAFMYDKGPWSARVAWSWRSKSLLTTSGTRGGEALDTNPASPTYGQRNLNWSLPVWTDQYGQVDASLFYKINEHVTFGVEGTNLTDSIFRQVMQQHIGMKGRAWFSSGPRYAAKLRVNF; encoded by the coding sequence ATGCACGAAGGGAAGCAAGCAGGGAAGCACACAGGGCTGGAAACCGGGCAGAAATCGGGGCGGCAACCGGGTCTGCCACCGACACGGCAGGCCGGGCGCCGGCTGAGGATGACCGCGATCGCCATGGGCGTGGCGCACATCGCCATGCTGTCCGGCGCCGCCTGGGCACAGGAAATGGCGCCGGGCCAGGATGCCGCCATCCCGGCCGTGGTGACGGTGACTGGCCAGCGCGCCGCACTGAATTCGGCACAAAAGATCAAGCAGGATGCCGACGAGATCGTCGATTCGATCGTGGCCGAGGATATCGGCAAGCTGCCGGACAAGTCGGTCACGGAGGTGCTGCAACGGGTGGTGGGCGTGACCATCGACCGCATGCTGGCCAAGGGCGACGACGAACACTTTTCCGTGGAAGGATCGGGCGTGTCGATCCGCGGCCTGAACTACGTGCGCTCCGAGCTGAACGGGCGCGACTCGTTTTCCGCCAACGGCGGGCGGGCTCTGAACTTCGAGGATGTGCCGCCCGAACTGATGGCCGGCGTCGATGTCTACAAAAGCCCGTCGGCCGAGCAGATCGAAGGCGCGGTGGGCGGGCTCGTCAATCTGCGCACGGCGATGCCGTTCGACTTCAAGGGCTTCAAGTTCGGCGCCTCGCTCGATACCACGTATTCCGAGCTGCGCAAGGAGCGCGACCGCCCCAGCGGCTCGATCCTCGTATCCCAACGGTGGAAGACGGGCTTCGGCGAGGTCGGCGCGCTGATCGACGTGGCCTCGTCCAACAGCAAGGTGCGCACGGATGCGTTCCAGGTCGACGCCTATTTCCCGCGCGACGACGTGCGCCCCGGCGGCCGGGTGTGGGTGCCGAAGGCGGCCCAGTGGCGCACGATGACCTACGACCGCGAACGCGATGGCCTGTACGGCGCGCTGCAATGGAAGCTGGACAACACGCTGAAAAGTTCGCTCACCTACTTCAAGTCGAAGTACAAGATCCACTGGGACGAGAACGCCGTGTTCGCATCGGCCGAACCGTACCGGGTCTTCCCCAGCGCCGATACCGTGTACGACGCCAATGGCGTGATGCTGACCGGCACGCTGGAAACGCCCCACTCCACCGGCATCAACTTCGGCAACGACACGCGCTCGGCCGACCGCGAGTCGTCCACCACCGACCTGGCATGGAATGTCGAATGGCGCCCCAGCCCGGCATGGACGGTGTCGACGGACCTGCAGCGCATCCGCGCCCGCACGGCCGCCTTCGATTCGCTCATCGCCACCGGCATCCTCGTGCCGAAGGAGCGGCTCGACCTCACCGGCAAGGTGCCGCGCATCACGTTCGACGATGCCGACCGCGCCTTCCTGCTGGACCCGAACAATTATTTCTGGGACTTCACGATGGAGCACCGCGATGCCAGCGTGGCCAACCAGACGGCCTGGCGCACGGATGCGAAGTACGCGTTCGACCATCCCGTCTTGCGCGACGTGCGCTTCGGCGTGCGCCTGAGCGACCGCGATTCGCTCAACACGAATTCGAACCCCAGCTACAACTGGGCGGCCGTGTCCGAACCGTGGATGCTCGGCTCGCAGATCGGCCAGCTGGCTTCGCTGGGCGACCCGCGCTTCGCCGGCGGCGCCTCGGTGCGCACCTTCCCGAACTATTTCAACGGCGATGCGCCCGCGCCGCCGTCGATGCTGTTCCCGGACGTGGCGCTGACCACCGGCTACCCCGGCAGCTACGCGAAACTGCACAGCTACCACGACCTGCTGTGCAAGGAATTCGGTTCCACCTGCACGCCGTGGAAGCCGGCCGCCTGGGGCACCGACCCGGCCGGCGTCAACCGCCAGGAAGAAAAGACCAAGGCCCTCTACACGCAGCTGCGCTTCGGGTGGGACGACCTGCGCTACCCGGTCGACGGCAATATCGGCGTGCGCTACGTGCGCACCAACATGAACGCGGCCGGCTACGTGACGTTCACGCCGCCGGCCAACCTGGTGCCGGAAGGCTACACGGTCGTGGGCCCGGCCGTGCCGCGCATTCCCGCGTATGCCGAAGCGCGCAACTACGAGCGCAGCTACGGCAACGTGCTGCCCAGCCTGAACCTGCGCATGAAGGTCAGCGACCAGCTGCAACTGCGCCTGGCATTCTCGAAAGGCATATCGCGGCCGGACTTTTCACAGTTGCAGGGCTACACGAGCCTGTCGCAGTCCATCACGGCCACGCCCGACGCGGCCAACCAGCGGCTCATCGTGTCGAGCAACAACCTGACCGGCACGGCATCCGGCAATCCCTACCTGAAGCCCGTCTCGTCGAAGCAGCTGGACCTGACGGCCGAGTACTACTGGTCGCAGGTGGGCTCGTTCACGGTGGCCCTGTTCAACAAGGATCTGAAAGACATCATCATCAAGCAGCTGTCGACGTTCACGGTGGCTGACAGCGCGGGCCAGCCGCAGGAATTCATCGTGGACTCGCCGGTCAATGGCGCCAAGGGCCGGGCGCGCGGCGTCGAGCTGGCGTATCAACAATATTTTGATATGTTGCCCGGCTGGCTGTCCGGCTTCGGCGTGCAGGCCAACTTCACGTATGTCGACAGCGAGAAGGACCTGTACAACCCCGTGTTCCAGCAATACTGCTCGGGCGGCGGCACGCAGGCGAACCTGAACATGGCCCTGAACGGCTGCGACACGGATGGCCGCACGTTCGGCAACCTGCCGCTGGAAGGCCTGTCGAAACGCGCCGCCAACCTGGCGTTCATGTACGACAAGGGGCCGTGGTCGGCACGGGTGGCATGGTCGTGGCGCTCGAAAAGCCTGCTGACGACCAGCGGCACGCGCGGCGGCGAAGCGCTCGACACCAACCCGGCCAGCCCCACCTATGGCCAGCGCAATCTGAACTGGAGCCTGCCCGTGTGGACCGACCAGTATGGCCAGGTCGACGCCTCGCTGTTCTATAAAATCAACGAGCACGTGACCTTCGGGGTGGAAGGCACGAACCTGACCGATTCGATCTTCCGGCAGGTGATGCAGCAGCACATCGGCATGAAGGGCCGGGCGTGGTTCTCGTCGGGGCCGCGCTACGCGGCCAAGCTGCGGGTCAACTTCTGA
- a CDS encoding group III truncated hemoglobin: protein MRVSTDFATDSTTAMYAAADPASLTRLVHEFYADVRRDPLLAAVFGPRIGDDWDAHLDRMVAFWSDVMLGIKGFQGNVYGKHMTLEGVTPAHFQRWLDLFDATARRLFEAPVADELPVVAKRIAASLQYGFFGKVEVTGPAA, encoded by the coding sequence ATGCGGGTTTCCACCGATTTCGCCACCGATTCCACGACCGCCATGTACGCCGCCGCCGATCCCGCATCCCTCACCCGCCTGGTCCACGAATTCTATGCCGACGTGCGGCGCGACCCGCTGCTGGCCGCCGTGTTCGGCCCCCGCATCGGCGACGACTGGGATGCCCACCTCGACCGCATGGTGGCGTTCTGGAGCGACGTGATGCTGGGTATCAAGGGATTTCAGGGCAATGTCTACGGCAAGCACATGACACTGGAAGGCGTGACGCCCGCGCACTTCCAGCGCTGGCTGGACCTGTTCGACGCGACCGCGCGGCGCCTGTTCGAAGCGCCCGTGGCGGACGAACTGCCGGTCGTCGCAAAGCGCATTGCGGCCAGCCTGCAATATGGCTTCTTTGGCAAGGTCGAGGTGACGGGCCCGGCAGCCTGA
- a CDS encoding MATE family efflux transporter — protein sequence MSLSASTPRPHIFTLAWPLLVELVLAVAIGIAGTWLASHLSDTAGAAFAIAHNISVTLFLLFRIVGSGVGVVITQGLGAGQRERADRVALASVGASTWIGAVTALVALFGAGLLLKLLQTPADVFPLAVPFLMALAPALLFDAWNASMAAVMRAHLRTRDTLLVLVAMHASHLLLAVPLMHGWGPVPALGLPGFALALTLSRALGLVLHLVLWRRHLGIVTHGPDWWRLPRAELAEVLHIGIPAAAENIAWRLSFMVAMAAAGTLGAAALATHAYVQQIGSMVIVFSLATAFAVEIMVGHMVGAGELGEAHRLVRSALGRGLVISGVVSAAVALAGPWLLGAFTNDPAIIAEGSKLLWIGVLVELGRTFNLVVINALRATGDVRFPVVAGAASMALVLAGGSWALGIHFGFGLAGLYIAFAADEWIRGLIMWRRWAVQAWVPHARAARRKLRPIEAARGGRVRS from the coding sequence ATGTCCCTTTCCGCCTCTACCCCCCGCCCCCACATCTTCACGCTCGCGTGGCCCCTGCTCGTCGAACTCGTGCTTGCCGTGGCCATCGGCATCGCCGGCACATGGCTGGCGTCGCATTTGTCCGACACGGCCGGCGCCGCGTTCGCGATCGCGCATAACATTTCCGTGACCCTGTTCCTGCTGTTCCGCATCGTCGGTTCCGGGGTCGGCGTCGTCATCACGCAGGGCCTGGGAGCAGGGCAGCGCGAGCGTGCCGACCGGGTGGCGCTGGCCTCCGTCGGCGCCAGCACGTGGATCGGCGCGGTCACGGCACTGGTGGCGCTGTTCGGCGCCGGCCTGTTGCTGAAGCTGCTGCAGACGCCGGCCGACGTGTTCCCGCTGGCCGTGCCGTTCCTGATGGCGCTGGCGCCGGCGCTGCTGTTCGATGCGTGGAACGCGTCGATGGCGGCGGTGATGCGCGCCCACCTGCGCACGCGCGACACCCTGCTGGTGCTGGTGGCGATGCACGCCTCGCACCTGCTGCTGGCGGTGCCGCTGATGCACGGCTGGGGGCCGGTGCCGGCCCTCGGCCTGCCCGGCTTCGCGCTGGCGCTCACCCTCAGCCGCGCGCTCGGCCTCGTGCTGCACCTGGTGCTGTGGCGCCGCCACCTGGGCATCGTCACGCACGGGCCGGACTGGTGGCGGCTGCCGCGCGCGGAACTGGCCGAGGTGCTGCACATCGGTATTCCCGCTGCGGCCGAGAACATCGCCTGGCGGCTGTCGTTCATGGTCGCGATGGCGGCAGCCGGCACGCTGGGCGCCGCGGCGCTGGCCACGCACGCCTACGTGCAGCAGATCGGCAGCATGGTGATCGTGTTCAGCCTGGCCACGGCGTTCGCCGTGGAAATCATGGTCGGCCACATGGTGGGCGCCGGTGAACTCGGCGAGGCGCACCGGCTCGTGCGCAGCGCGCTGGGGCGGGGGCTCGTGATCAGCGGCGTGGTGTCGGCCGCCGTCGCGCTGGCCGGCCCCTGGCTGCTGGGCGCGTTCACGAACGACCCGGCCATCATCGCCGAAGGCAGCAAGCTGCTGTGGATCGGCGTGCTGGTGGAACTGGGCCGCACGTTCAACCTGGTGGTCATCAACGCGCTGCGCGCCACCGGCGACGTGCGCTTTCCGGTGGTCGCCGGCGCCGCGTCGATGGCGCTGGTGCTGGCCGGCGGCAGCTGGGCGCTGGGCATCCACTTCGGCTTCGGCCTGGCCGGCCTGTACATCGCCTTCGCCGCGGACGAGTGGATCCGCGGCCTGATCATGTGGCGGCGCTGGGCCGTGCAGGCCTGGGTGCCGCACGCCCGGGCGGCCCGTCGCAAACTGCGGCCGATCGAAGCGGCCCGGGGCGGCCGGGTCAGAAGTTGA